One Flavobacterium sp. 90 DNA segment encodes these proteins:
- a CDS encoding response regulator transcription factor: MKILIIEDDQRVAELIQRGLTEHGFIPTLAYDGLSGKKLALNNQYDLIITDIILPKLDGLDLCKEIRQIKPDLPIIMLTALGTTDDKVEGFDAGADDYLTKPFEMRELLVRIRSLLKRSNSTLNNIGFILKYADLEMNLQTKSLKRNNTEINLTPKEFKLLEYILQNPERVLSRTEIAEKVWDTHFDTGTNFIDVYINYLRKKIDKNFDKKLIHTRSGMGFILKTE; encoded by the coding sequence ATGAAAATTTTAATAATAGAAGATGATCAAAGAGTTGCTGAGCTGATCCAGAGAGGTCTTACAGAGCACGGATTTATTCCAACATTAGCTTATGATGGTCTATCGGGAAAAAAATTAGCACTTAATAATCAATATGATCTGATTATAACCGATATTATATTGCCAAAACTTGACGGGCTGGATCTCTGTAAAGAAATACGCCAAATCAAACCCGACTTACCCATAATAATGCTCACCGCACTTGGTACAACTGATGATAAAGTAGAAGGATTTGATGCCGGAGCAGATGATTATTTAACAAAACCTTTTGAAATGAGAGAGCTTCTAGTTCGTATCAGATCCTTATTAAAACGAAGCAATAGCACTTTAAATAATATTGGTTTTATTTTAAAATATGCTGATCTTGAAATGAACCTCCAGACCAAAAGTTTAAAAAGGAATAATACCGAAATAAATCTTACACCCAAAGAATTTAAACTTTTAGAATATATCCTTCAAAATCCGGAGCGTGTCTTATCCCGAACTGAAATTGCAGAAAAAGTCTGGGATACTCATTTTGATACCGGTACAAATTTTATTGATGTATACATTAATTATCTGAGAAAGAAAATTGATAAAAATTTTGATAAAAAACTCATTCATACCCGATCAGGAATGGGATTTATTTTGAAAACAGAATGA
- a CDS encoding efflux RND transporter periplasmic adaptor subunit, which translates to MTHKTKCNSRILLFNAPSKKIEYPNIILFLLTITILTACNDNKIVTEKENYAIKGDTIIVPSTSVIASKLKLETIKNQPYQSELITAGTVKAIPNFYAEIAPPFSGRVTKVHLKLGMKTQPGKPLFEMVSPDFIDAQKNFFQAKSAYQAARLSLKRQQDLKANGVGSQKDLEEAQTNFEVNEKEYQNTIASLKIFGVNVNKLIFGQPLIVTSPIAGEIITNEVVMGQYIKADDTPRAKVADLKKVWVAGQVKEKDIHFIHELDGAEIQVGSYPNKKITGKIYHVDEIVDETTRSIQVLIECLNSDHALKPGMYVTVKFTDTPKNTLFVPAKAVLQFNDKSFVLVQIAKGEYTRRYVETGISNNGKIAILSGLKPNETIISQGAFYLLEVK; encoded by the coding sequence ATGACACATAAAACAAAATGCAACAGCAGAATTCTACTATTTAATGCTCCAAGTAAAAAAATAGAATATCCGAATATTATACTTTTTCTACTAACAATAACAATTCTTACTGCTTGTAATGATAACAAGATTGTAACCGAAAAAGAAAATTACGCCATCAAAGGAGATACGATTATTGTTCCTTCAACATCTGTAATTGCATCGAAACTAAAACTCGAAACAATAAAAAATCAGCCCTATCAATCAGAATTAATAACGGCAGGTACAGTAAAAGCTATTCCAAATTTTTATGCTGAAATTGCACCTCCATTTTCTGGAAGGGTTACCAAAGTACATTTAAAACTAGGGATGAAAACCCAACCCGGCAAACCTCTTTTTGAGATGGTTTCACCTGATTTTATCGATGCTCAAAAAAACTTCTTTCAGGCAAAATCAGCTTATCAGGCTGCCAGACTTTCATTAAAACGCCAGCAGGATTTAAAGGCAAATGGTGTGGGTTCACAAAAAGATCTGGAAGAGGCACAAACCAATTTCGAAGTCAACGAAAAAGAATATCAAAATACAATTGCAAGCCTAAAAATATTTGGGGTAAATGTAAATAAACTAATTTTTGGTCAACCACTAATAGTCACTTCTCCTATCGCCGGAGAAATCATTACAAACGAAGTTGTAATGGGACAATACATAAAAGCAGATGATACTCCCAGAGCTAAAGTTGCCGATTTAAAAAAGGTTTGGGTTGCAGGACAGGTGAAAGAAAAAGACATTCATTTTATACATGAATTAGATGGTGCCGAAATTCAGGTTGGCTCTTATCCTAACAAAAAAATTACTGGAAAAATTTACCATGTCGATGAAATCGTTGACGAGACCACCAGAAGTATACAAGTATTAATCGAATGCCTCAATAGTGATCATGCCCTAAAGCCCGGAATGTATGTAACTGTGAAATTTACTGACACTCCAAAAAACACTTTGTTTGTTCCTGCCAAAGCCGTACTACAATTTAATGATAAAAGTTTTGTACTTGTCCAAATTGCTAAGGGAGAATATACCAGACGTTATGTAGAAACAGGAATTTCCAATAATGGAAAAATAGCAATCCTTTCCGGATTAAAACCAAATGAAACAATCATAAGCCAAGGAGCATTTTATCTCCTGGAAGTAAAATAA
- a CDS encoding HAMP domain-containing sensor histidine kinase, which yields MKTRTRLTILFTLITATILLVFAGIILISAKQNREKEFYTLLKKEAVTKANLFFNAKVNSKTLQDIYRNNRATLNEVEVAIYTTSFRLLYHDAVDIDVVKETKPMIDEIALKSEIQFYQNDWQVIGMKYKFQGKEYVITAAAYDGFGYIKLNNLLKTCIIVFIISILLLYIAGRFFSKKAFEPIVKMTSKAKNISATNLDLRLDTNQSKDEISELASTFNTVLNRLENSFDSQKQFVSNISHELRTPLSAIITELELSTNKERNNEEYKVVISNTLQDAKKIAKLSNSLLDLAKANYDPSEIAFKQVRIDEILLDAQQQVQKSNPNYNIAIHFENDFEDEDQITINGNEYLLKVAFVNLFENGCKFSENKQSKVIIRLEKEQIILEFVDKGIGISEEDLKQIFKPFYRGSNKLYADGNGIGLSLTQKIILLHKGTIAITSDKKSGTIFTVSLIMS from the coding sequence ATGAAAACCCGAACTCGACTAACCATATTATTTACATTAATTACAGCTACTATTTTATTAGTGTTTGCTGGTATTATCTTAATTTCTGCAAAGCAAAACAGAGAAAAAGAATTTTATACACTATTAAAAAAAGAAGCCGTTACCAAAGCTAATTTATTTTTTAATGCCAAAGTAAACAGCAAAACATTACAAGATATTTACAGAAACAATAGAGCTACATTAAATGAAGTCGAAGTTGCTATTTATACAACCTCTTTCCGATTATTATATCACGATGCTGTTGATATAGATGTTGTAAAGGAAACCAAACCAATGATTGATGAAATTGCCCTAAAAAGCGAAATCCAATTTTATCAAAATGATTGGCAAGTAATTGGAATGAAGTATAAATTTCAAGGAAAAGAATATGTCATTACTGCAGCTGCGTATGACGGATTTGGGTATATTAAACTAAATAATTTACTTAAAACCTGTATTATTGTTTTCATTATATCCATTTTACTGTTGTATATCGCTGGTCGTTTTTTTTCAAAAAAAGCATTTGAGCCTATTGTTAAAATGACAAGCAAGGCAAAAAATATTTCTGCCACAAATCTTGATCTCCGATTAGATACTAACCAAAGTAAAGATGAAATATCAGAACTGGCTTCCACTTTTAATACAGTGTTAAACCGTCTGGAAAATTCCTTTGATTCGCAAAAGCAATTTGTCTCTAATATTTCTCACGAATTACGAACGCCTCTTTCTGCTATTATTACAGAACTGGAACTATCTACTAATAAAGAACGCAATAATGAAGAATATAAAGTTGTAATTTCAAACACACTGCAAGATGCTAAAAAGATAGCCAAACTATCCAATAGCTTGCTGGATCTTGCCAAAGCAAATTATGATCCTTCGGAAATAGCATTCAAACAAGTTCGCATCGATGAAATTTTACTTGATGCCCAACAACAGGTTCAAAAATCAAATCCAAATTATAATATAGCAATTCATTTCGAAAATGATTTTGAAGATGAAGATCAAATTACAATCAATGGAAACGAATATCTGCTAAAAGTTGCCTTTGTAAACTTGTTTGAAAATGGCTGTAAATTCTCAGAAAACAAACAAAGTAAAGTTATTATCAGACTTGAAAAAGAGCAGATTATTTTGGAATTTGTAGATAAGGGCATTGGAATTTCAGAAGAAGATTTAAAGCAAATTTTTAAACCATTTTACCGCGGATCAAATAAACTCTATGCCGACGGAAATGGTATTGGATTGTCTTTGACCCAAAAAATCATCTTACTTCACAAGGGAACTATAGCTATTACATCCGATAAAAAATCAGGAACGATATTTACTGTGAGCCTTATCATGTCTTAA